The proteins below come from a single Triticum aestivum cultivar Chinese Spring chromosome 5D, IWGSC CS RefSeq v2.1, whole genome shotgun sequence genomic window:
- the LOC123120533 gene encoding fatty acid desaturase DES3: MAPAMRPEQEASCKATEDHRSEFDAAKPPPFRIGDVRAAVPAHCWRKSPLRSLSYVARDVVVVAALAAAAWRADSWALWPLYWAVQGTMFWALFVLGHDCGHGSFSDSGTLNSVVGHLLHTFILVPYNGWRISHRTHHQNHGHIEKDESWHPITEKVYQKLEPRTKTLRFSVPFPLLAFPVYLWYRSPGKEGSHFNPSSDLFTPKERRDVIISTTCWFTMIALLIGMACVFGLVPVLKLYGVPYIVNVMWLDLVTYLHHHGHQDLPWYRGEEWSYLRGGLTTVDRDYGWINNIHHDIGTHVIHHLFPQIPHYHLVEATKAARPVLGRYYREPEKSGPLPMYLITVLLKSLRVDHFVSDVGDVVFYQTDPSLSGDKWTGTDKQK; the protein is encoded by the exons ATGGCCCCCGCAATGAGGCCGGAGCAGGAGGCGAGCTGCAAGGCCACCGAGGACCACCGCTCCGAGTTCGACGCCGCCAAGCCGCCGCCCTTCCGCATCGGCGACGTCCGCGCCGCCGTGCCGGCCCACTGCTGGCGCAAGAGCCCCCTGCGCTCCCTCTCCTACGTCGCCCGCGACGTCGTTGTCGTGGCGGCGCTGGCCGCCGCCGCGTGGCGGGCCGACAGCTGGGCCCTCTGGCCGCTCTACTGGGCCGTCCAGGGCACCATGTTCTGGGCGCTCTTCGTCCTCGGACACGACTG TGGTCACGGGAGCTTCTCGGACAGCGGCACGCTCAACAGCGTCGTCGGCCACCTGCTGCACACATTTATTCTCGTCCCGTACAATGGCTG GAGGATCAGCCACAGAACGCACCATCAGAACCATGGCCACATCGAAAAGGACGAGTCATGGCACCCG ATCACTGAGAAGGTGTACCAGAAATTGGAACCACGGACAAAGACACTGCGCTTCTCAGTACCGTTCCCACTGCTGGCTTTCCCTGTTTACCTC TGGTACAGAAGCCCGGGCAAGGAGGGCTCACACTTCAATCCGAGCAGCGATCTGTTTACTCCCAAGGAGAGGCGTGATGTGATCATCTCCACCACCTGCTGGTTCACGATGATTGCGCTGCTCATCGGCATGGCGTGTGTCTTTGGCCTGGTACCGGTGCTCAAGCTGTACGGGGTTCCATATATT GTGAATGTCATGTGGCTTGATTTGGTGACGTATCTTCACCACCATGGTCACCAGGACCTCCCTTGGTACCGCGGCGAG GAATGGAGCTACCTCCGTGGTGGCCTGACGACCGTGGACCGGGACTATGGATGGATCAACAACATCCACCATGACATTGGCACCCATGTCATCCACCACCTCTTCCCCCAAATACCTCATTACCACCTAGTAGAAGCA ACCAAGGCAGCAAGGCCAGTACTGGGCAGATACTACCGGGAGCCGGAGAAGTCAGGCCCGCTCCCAATGTACCTCATCACCGTCCTCCTCAAGAGCTTGAGAGTCGATCACTTTGTCAGCGACGTGGGAGATGTCGTCTTCTACCAAACCGACCCCAGCTTGAGCGGCGACAAGTGGACCGGAACCGACAAGCAGAAGTGA